The Aneurinibacillus migulanus genome contains the following window.
CCTCCTCAATCATCAAGCCGGTCGGATTATTCGGATTGCACACCCAGACAACGCGCGTCTGGTCATTAATACGTGCAAGCATCGCATCCAAATCGTGCGCTCCGTTTACGCATGGCACTTCGATAACCTCCGCACCTTCAATCGTCGCGTTCGTTTTATATACAGAAAACGTAGGGGTCGCCATGACCGTATTTGTGCCAGCTTCCAGATAGGCGCGCACGATAAGCATGACAATCTCATCTGATCCGTTGCCGAAGACAAGTTCCTGCTCCCCTACCTTCAGGAATGAAGCAAGTGCGCTGCGCAATTCTAGGCAAGCGCCGTCAGGATAAATCGGCAGTTGATCAAGTTCTGCAACAATGGCTTCTTTTACTCTTGGCGAGCTACCAAACGGGTTTTCATTGGAAGCCAATTTAACTACTTCAGTTAAACCTAGCTCCCGTTTTACGTCTTCGATCGGTTTGCCCGGTTCATATACGGGCAGATTGACAATCCGGGTTTTTGGAATCATTCTCTCACCTCTCGCATGTTTTCACTGTTTTTCATCCATCATACCCTAGATTGCAACTGTTGTACAAATCTTTTTACTATACGGAAACCTTCTTCCTTTGTTTCTTCATGTGTGAGAAGAGGCTCTGCTTCACGGATTTTTTCGAGTAAGGCACTGCCAACGATAAATCCGTCGCTATACGGTGCAACCATCTGTGCCTGTTCAGCACTGGAAATACCGAAACCGACCGCAATAGGAACAGATGAAAAAGCACGAACCTGTTCGAGGAAGCGAGTAACCCCCTCATCAAGCGTTGCACGGGCACCAGTAACACCAAGTGAAGATACGCAGTATAAAAATCCTCTCGCTCGTGAAGCGATCATCTCGACCCGCTGTTCTGATGTAGGAGCTACTAGCTGGATAAGAGGACGGACATACGTTTGTGCCAACGCTTCAATGTCCCCCGCCTCCTCCACAGGCAAATCAGGAATGAGAATGCCGTCTATTCCGAATGCTTCCATATCCTTGAACAAACGCTCTGGCCCATATTGAAGTACAGGATTGATATACGTAAACAGCACCAATGGAACGGTAAGTCCTGCTCTTCGCATCTCCGCTGCCAACTCCACTGTTCGTCCTATGGTGATACCGTATGAAAGCGCCTGCGCGGATGCATGCTGAATCGTCGGCCCATCCGCCAGCGGATCTGAATACGGAACCCCCAGTTCAATCACTGTTGCCCCTTCCTCCTGAAGCGCAAGCGCGATATCCACCGTCAATTCAGGAGTTGGATACCCGGCTGTAATGAATGGAATAAATGCCTGCTTTCCTTTTGCAAAAGCTGCTGTGATACGTTCTGCGCCTGTTTTTGTACCAATCATGCCTGATTGCCCCCTTCACGCTCATAAATTTGGGTAACATCTTTGTCGCCGCGTCCTGACAGGCAAACAACAATAATTTCATCCGGGGACAATGTTGGGGCAAGCTTAATCGTCTCCGCGACTGCATGCGCACTTTCTAACGCAGGAATAATCCCCTCTTCCCGGCACAACATACGCAGCGCATCTAATGCTTCCTCATCCGTTACTGCATGATACGCAGCCCGTCCGCTATCATGCAAGTATGCATGCTCCGGTCCCACACCCGGATAGTCCAGGCCGGCAGAAATCGAATGCGGTTCAGTAATCTGTCCGAACTCATCCTGAAGCAAATATGTCATCGTACCATGAAGCACGCCACGCGTTCCCTTCGTAATAGTAGCCGCGTGTTTGTCCGTCTCGACGCCATGTCCAGCTGCCTCAGCACCAATTAACGAAACCGACTTATCCTCTAGAAACGGATAAAACATACCTATTGCATTGCTACCTCCACCTACACATGCCACAACATAATCTGGCAGACGGTGTTCGGCCTTAAGGATTTGCGCTCTTGTTTCATCACCGATAATACGTTGGAAATCCCGTACCATTTTCGGATATGGATGCGGTCCGGTGGCAGAGCCGATAATATAAAAAGTGGTATCCACTTTGCTCACCCAGAACCGAATGGCCTCGCTGGTTGCATCCTTTAACGTACGCGTACCAGAATATACTGGGACTACTTCTGCTCCAAGCAATTCCATACGAAACACATTCAGCTTCTGGCGTTTCATATCTTCTTCACCCATAAAAACTTTGCACTTTAGCCCGAGGCGAGCTGCCACAGTCGCCGATGCAACACCGTGTTGACCCGCGCCAGTTTCCGCGATAATCTCACGCTTGCCCATCCGCTTGGCCAAAAGCCCCTGTGCCAGTGCATTGTTGATTTTGTGTGCACCAGTATGATTCAAATCTTCCCGCTTCAAATAAATACGTGCCCCACCTAATTTTTCTGTCAGCCGTTCTGCATAATACAATGGTGTAGGGCGCCCGGAATATTCCTGCAGAAAATATGCAAGCTCTTCCTGGAATTCTTTGTCCTGCAATGCATCTTCATATGCTGCCTCTAATTCATCCAGTGCATTAACAAGCGTTTCCGGTACATATCGACCACCAAATGCCCCAAATCGACCTCTACTCTTCTCACTCAACTGTGCTCTGCTCATACTCTCTCATCCTCTCTATGATTTTCCGCATTTTCGTCATATCTTTCTTTCCATTCGTTTCCGCTCCGCTAGAGATGTCCACACCATCGGGATTGTACTGCATAAGCAAATCGGATACGTTGTCTGCATTAATTCCACCTGCCACTAACAGTGGAATGCCTTGTGTACGGCTCCATGCAAGGTATGGAGCCATGCGCTCCCAGTCAAATGTTTTCCCCGTACCACCACGCAGCCCCTTAGATGCAGTGTCCAGCAGCATATAATCAATGCTGCCGGTATAGGTAGCCAACTCCGGTTGCGTCGAATTTTCTGCATATGTTCGAATGCTGAATGTTTTCGTTACTGCACAACCAAATCGTTCACGTACCTCCCGGCAAAAGGCAGGGGATTCGTCACCATGTAATTGTACAATATCAAGTGGTGCAGCTTTGAAGACCGTGGTAATATCTGCAAAAGACGGATTCACAAACACGCCTGCCGTCTTCGTTACACCCGGAATTAGCAGAGAGAGTCGTTCCCATTGTACGACCTCAATCCGGCGCCTGCTCTCAGCAAATACGAAGCCCAGTTGATCAGGTGAAAGTTCTGCGGCGCTCATCTCTACCAACGTCTCCGTATCCGTAATACCGCAAATCTTCAACAACGGCTTCATCGGTTTGTCTCCATAACCGGACTATTCACCGAGCCTACCAAATCGTACACCGCATTCTCGATCTCCGATTGACGCATAAAATGCTCCCCTACCAACACACCGCCAATGCCCGCCTCAGCTAACTGTGAAATTTGCTCCGCCGAATGAATGCCACTTTCGCTAATCGTTACGAAGGAATCGGGTAGGCGCTCAAGCAATGTAAATGTAGTAGTAAGCGAAGTGTTGAACGTTGCTAAGTCTCGGTTGTTTACTCCAAGCAAATCCGGCTCTATCGCATCAAGTACATCATCAAGCTCCTGTACCGTATGTACTTCCACGAGCGTTTCCAGTCCGAGCGCCTTCGCTTCCTTAGCCAGCGTACGCAACTGTTCGCGGTCCAGGATGGCGGCGATAAGCAGTACGACATCCGCTCCGTATGCCCGTGCTTCATACAACTGTAGCGGGTCAATCATAAAATCTTTGCGTAGCAACGGAATCGGCTTATGCAACGCCTGCTTAATCTCGTTCAGGAAAGAAAGATGCCCCTGAAAAAACTTTTCATCCGTCAGCACAGATATGCCTTCTGCATCTGCTGCTTCATATGCCCGGGCGATAGCCAGGGGATCGAACGGCTCTCGAATTAATCCACGTGACGGAGACGCTTTTTTTACCTCGGCAATAACGCCGACCTTACGCGAACGTTCCAAAAAACGCCGTTTCAGCGATAAGCAGGGGGCCATGTCTGCTATTTGCCGCTCTAATTCCGTAAATGATGTTCGTTCATACAACCGCGTTACTTCCTGTTGTTTCTGCGCCACAATCTTACGAAGCATGACTTACCCCTCCTGTCACTTCAACTAACTGCTCCAGCTTCTGTTTTCCTTCCCCCATATCCAACAACTCCTGCACTAAGCGGACGCCCTCTGCAATGGATGACGCCTTGTTGCCCAGATAGAAAGCCGCAGCAGCATTCAATACAACAATATCGCGGTATGCACCTTTCTCTCCATCAAGTACACGCTGGATTATCTCGGCATTTACCCGTGCATCGCCCCCGGCTACCTCAGCCAGTGGATACGAATCTAAA
Protein-coding sequences here:
- the trpB gene encoding tryptophan synthase subunit beta is translated as MSRAQLSEKSRGRFGAFGGRYVPETLVNALDELEAAYEDALQDKEFQEELAYFLQEYSGRPTPLYYAERLTEKLGGARIYLKREDLNHTGAHKINNALAQGLLAKRMGKREIIAETGAGQHGVASATVAARLGLKCKVFMGEEDMKRQKLNVFRMELLGAEVVPVYSGTRTLKDATSEAIRFWVSKVDTTFYIIGSATGPHPYPKMVRDFQRIIGDETRAQILKAEHRLPDYVVACVGGGSNAIGMFYPFLEDKSVSLIGAEAAGHGVETDKHAATITKGTRGVLHGTMTYLLQDEFGQITEPHSISAGLDYPGVGPEHAYLHDSGRAAYHAVTDEEALDALRMLCREEGIIPALESAHAVAETIKLAPTLSPDEIIVVCLSGRGDKDVTQIYEREGGNQA
- the trpA gene encoding tryptophan synthase subunit alpha; translated protein: MIGTKTGAERITAAFAKGKQAFIPFITAGYPTPELTVDIALALQEEGATVIELGVPYSDPLADGPTIQHASAQALSYGITIGRTVELAAEMRRAGLTVPLVLFTYINPVLQYGPERLFKDMEAFGIDGILIPDLPVEEAGDIEALAQTYVRPLIQLVAPTSEQRVEMIASRARGFLYCVSSLGVTGARATLDEGVTRFLEQVRAFSSVPIAVGFGISSAEQAQMVAPYSDGFIVGSALLEKIREAEPLLTHEETKEEGFRIVKRFVQQLQSRV
- the trpC gene encoding indole-3-glycerol phosphate synthase TrpC, whose translation is MLRKIVAQKQQEVTRLYERTSFTELERQIADMAPCLSLKRRFLERSRKVGVIAEVKKASPSRGLIREPFDPLAIARAYEAADAEGISVLTDEKFFQGHLSFLNEIKQALHKPIPLLRKDFMIDPLQLYEARAYGADVVLLIAAILDREQLRTLAKEAKALGLETLVEVHTVQELDDVLDAIEPDLLGVNNRDLATFNTSLTTTFTLLERLPDSFVTISESGIHSAEQISQLAEAGIGGVLVGEHFMRQSEIENAVYDLVGSVNSPVMETNR
- a CDS encoding phosphoribosylanthranilate isomerase; protein product: MKPLLKICGITDTETLVEMSAAELSPDQLGFVFAESRRRIEVVQWERLSLLIPGVTKTAGVFVNPSFADITTVFKAAPLDIVQLHGDESPAFCREVRERFGCAVTKTFSIRTYAENSTQPELATYTGSIDYMLLDTASKGLRGGTGKTFDWERMAPYLAWSRTQGIPLLVAGGINADNVSDLLMQYNPDGVDISSGAETNGKKDMTKMRKIIERMREYEQSTVE